The following are encoded in a window of Litoribrevibacter albus genomic DNA:
- a CDS encoding 2Fe-2S iron-sulfur cluster-binding protein, translating to MSQVQFEDAVIDLNEGESVLDGLLRSGIDMAFGCKSGVCQSCLVEVTEGVPPAAAQKGLNDAQTALGYMLSCQCRPEQAIRVKRIDASTQMVSSEVLDKQWLNENVLRLRVRSELNYRAGQYITLWRNETLARSYSLASHPESDDFLEFHIKVIPDGQLSPWLANEVMAGNRLSLQGPMGQCFYTATSPDQPLLMAAIGTGLAPIYGILKDALSQGHYGPIDVVLGARESNGFYLLDELADLAHQHSNLTIHVVSQADLPEDQDNIQSVQADLYDYCNELWPSLKGYRVFLCGADSFVKKLRKQSFLAGADMGDISADVFIPAGG from the coding sequence ATTTGAAGACGCAGTGATCGACTTAAACGAAGGTGAAAGTGTGCTGGATGGATTGCTCCGGTCTGGTATCGACATGGCGTTCGGGTGTAAATCCGGAGTGTGTCAATCATGTTTGGTTGAGGTCACAGAGGGTGTCCCTCCGGCCGCTGCTCAAAAAGGCTTGAACGACGCCCAAACCGCTTTGGGGTATATGTTGAGCTGCCAATGTCGTCCTGAGCAAGCCATTCGGGTCAAACGCATTGATGCTTCAACCCAAATGGTTTCTTCAGAAGTGCTCGACAAACAGTGGCTCAATGAAAATGTACTTCGTTTGAGAGTACGATCCGAACTTAACTATCGTGCTGGTCAATACATCACGCTCTGGCGAAATGAAACTCTGGCACGGAGCTATTCGTTAGCGAGTCATCCTGAGTCCGACGATTTCCTCGAATTCCATATCAAAGTCATTCCTGACGGACAGTTAAGTCCGTGGTTGGCGAATGAAGTGATGGCTGGCAATAGATTATCGCTGCAAGGCCCAATGGGGCAATGCTTCTACACCGCGACGTCTCCTGACCAACCTCTGTTAATGGCAGCAATAGGCACAGGGTTAGCGCCGATTTACGGTATTTTGAAAGATGCGCTCAGTCAGGGACATTATGGCCCGATTGATGTGGTGTTAGGAGCCAGAGAAAGCAATGGATTCTATTTGTTGGATGAGCTGGCGGATTTGGCTCATCAACATTCCAACTTGACCATCCATGTGGTCAGTCAGGCCGATCTTCCCGAAGACCAGGATAATATCCAGTCGGTTCAAGCCGACCTCTACGATTACTGCAATGAACTCTGGCCTAGTCTCAAAGGGTATCGGGTGTTCTTATGCGGTGCTGACAGCTTTGTTAAAAAACTCCGTAAACAAAGTTTTCTGGCGGGGGCGGACATGGGCGATATCTCGGCGGATGTGTTCATCCCGGCGGGTGGCTAA
- a CDS encoding alginate export family protein, with amino-acid sequence MKKASLTVRSSKTRGVNVLGLAVAAAIAGQVTTASADLGSDITEALKGGTAYGDFRLRYEMVDQDNALKDADALTLRSRLGYKTGEVQGFSGVIEFEDSRNVAGMDDYDNTQGKNQGEYSVIADPETTELDQGYLQYKNELVTTKFGRQVLTLDNHRFVGHVGWRQDRQTFDAVTLNATPIKDLSIQYAFLDQRNRILAEEADVNSKDHLLNVGYKTPFGKLSAYAYLLENEDVEDDALDTYGLRFNGKAEVSSDLKALYTLEYATQDKEAVAGDNDADYMNLEAGAEFKGVTAKLGYEVLGSDDGDYGFSTPLATLHKFNGWADQFLATPKQGLVDMSVAVSGTLAGVKLAAVYHEFEADEESNDVDDLGSELDLSVTKKFSDNYSGGIKYAAYSAGDSGANKVDTDKAWLWVSAKF; translated from the coding sequence ATGAAGAAAGCTAGCTTGACAGTTCGTAGTTCAAAAACGCGAGGAGTAAACGTTCTGGGTTTGGCAGTTGCAGCGGCAATTGCTGGTCAGGTAACCACAGCCTCGGCGGATTTAGGAAGTGACATCACGGAAGCCCTAAAAGGCGGTACAGCGTATGGCGATTTTCGACTGAGATATGAGATGGTGGATCAGGATAACGCTTTAAAAGACGCTGATGCACTGACATTACGATCAAGACTGGGCTATAAGACCGGCGAAGTACAAGGCTTCTCCGGTGTCATCGAGTTTGAAGATTCCCGAAATGTAGCCGGGATGGATGATTACGACAATACGCAGGGTAAAAACCAAGGCGAATATTCTGTGATTGCCGATCCTGAAACCACCGAGCTGGATCAAGGCTACCTCCAGTATAAGAATGAGTTGGTGACCACCAAATTTGGTCGTCAGGTACTGACCCTGGATAACCACCGTTTCGTGGGGCATGTAGGCTGGAGACAAGACCGTCAGACCTTTGATGCGGTGACTCTAAATGCTACGCCAATTAAAGACCTATCCATCCAATACGCTTTCCTTGATCAGCGTAACCGTATTTTGGCTGAAGAAGCGGATGTTAACTCCAAAGACCACTTGTTGAATGTGGGTTACAAAACGCCATTTGGTAAGCTATCGGCTTATGCATACCTTCTGGAAAATGAAGACGTAGAAGATGATGCGTTAGACACTTACGGCCTGCGCTTTAACGGTAAGGCAGAAGTGAGCTCTGACCTGAAAGCTCTGTACACCCTTGAATATGCAACTCAGGATAAAGAAGCAGTGGCTGGTGATAACGATGCCGACTACATGAATCTTGAAGCTGGTGCAGAATTCAAAGGTGTGACCGCTAAACTGGGGTATGAAGTGCTTGGTTCAGACGACGGTGATTATGGTTTCTCCACGCCATTAGCGACACTGCACAAATTCAACGGCTGGGCAGATCAGTTCTTAGCAACACCTAAACAAGGTTTGGTAGACATGTCAGTGGCAGTCAGTGGCACCTTGGCGGGTGTGAAGCTGGCGGCGGTTTATCATGAATTTGAAGCAGACGAAGAGTCAAACGACGTGGATGATCTTGGTAGCGAGCTGGACTTGTCTGTCACTAAGAAATTCAGTGACAACTACTCAGGTGGTATCAAGTACGCAGCGTACTCTGCCGGTGACAGCGGAGCAAATAAAGTCGACACCGACAAGGCTTGGTTGTGGGTTAGCGCCAAGTTCTAA
- a CDS encoding CvfB family protein — MIRIGRYNDLPVLSQLPRGLQLDGGRYGEILLPKQYLTGDEQVGDVLRVFIYCDSEDRLIATTETPKVQVGEFAYLNVVDESRHGCFLDWGLPKDLFVPFSEQKQTLQKGRQALVRVYLDDSNRIAASARIDRFLQDTDDSCQFKQGEEVTIVAADKSDLGLKVIVNGTHWGLIYTTDLFEPLKRGETRQAYIKRVREDQKLEISLRPLGFAKVEGLAAEVLQKLKDEKGFIAISDKSSPEAIKRVFKCSKNAYKQAIGNLYKQKLIKIEKDGIHLV; from the coding sequence ATGATCCGTATCGGCCGTTACAATGATTTACCCGTTTTAAGCCAGTTACCACGAGGGTTACAGCTGGATGGTGGTCGATATGGAGAAATCCTGTTGCCCAAACAATATCTGACAGGCGATGAGCAAGTCGGTGATGTGCTTCGTGTCTTCATCTACTGTGACAGTGAAGATCGTCTTATTGCCACGACCGAAACGCCAAAAGTTCAGGTGGGGGAGTTTGCCTACTTGAATGTGGTGGATGAGAGTCGACATGGCTGTTTTCTGGATTGGGGATTACCGAAAGATCTGTTTGTGCCGTTCAGTGAACAAAAGCAAACCCTTCAAAAAGGCCGACAGGCGTTGGTGCGGGTTTACCTTGATGACTCAAACCGAATCGCGGCATCGGCCAGAATAGATCGTTTCTTGCAGGATACCGATGATTCCTGTCAGTTCAAACAAGGTGAAGAAGTCACCATTGTCGCGGCGGATAAATCGGATCTTGGGTTGAAGGTCATCGTTAATGGCACTCACTGGGGGTTGATTTACACCACCGACTTATTTGAACCGCTAAAACGTGGTGAAACGCGTCAGGCGTATATCAAACGGGTTCGTGAAGATCAGAAGCTTGAAATCAGTTTACGACCACTTGGCTTTGCCAAGGTTGAAGGCTTAGCAGCGGAAGTATTGCAAAAGCTGAAGGATGAAAAGGGTTTTATTGCGATCAGTGACAAGAGCTCGCCAGAGGCCATTAAACGCGTCTTCAAATGCAGTAAAAATGCCTACAAACAAGCCATTGGCAATTTGTACAAACAGAAGTTAATTAAAATTGAAAAAGACGGCATTCACTTGGTTTAG
- a CDS encoding HAD-IIB family hydrolase, which translates to MTENQQGKLLRSSHQVLIFTDLDGTLLDHYNYNFQPAISLLHILEEARIPVIPVTSKTRAELLSLRKELNNKDPFVVENGAAIFIPKSFFKSQPQGTDECEEFWVRSFAPRRSYWVELLEQMSERFPNQFTYFSKLGTEGIQEFTGLSAEDAQQANQREYSEPVLWFGDDITKEKFRDALLEEGIWIVEGGRFLHLSNGCDKGKAVAWLKAFYQARDPDMPIHTIALGDSHNDVSMLEACDQPIIIRSPTKHPPQLRTSQSIIQSHLSGPEGWADTISRYLGFRIGN; encoded by the coding sequence GTGACCGAAAACCAACAAGGGAAATTACTTCGATCCTCGCATCAGGTTCTGATTTTTACGGACCTCGATGGCACGCTGTTGGATCACTATAACTACAATTTTCAACCGGCAATCAGTCTGCTGCACATTCTGGAAGAAGCTCGCATTCCGGTGATTCCGGTAACCAGTAAAACGCGGGCAGAACTCTTATCCCTGAGAAAAGAACTCAATAACAAAGACCCCTTTGTGGTCGAGAACGGTGCAGCGATTTTCATTCCGAAAAGCTTCTTCAAGTCTCAGCCCCAGGGCACCGACGAATGCGAAGAGTTTTGGGTTCGGTCCTTTGCCCCAAGGCGCAGTTACTGGGTTGAGTTGTTGGAACAAATGTCCGAGCGCTTTCCGAATCAGTTCACTTATTTCAGCAAGTTAGGCACCGAAGGCATTCAGGAATTTACCGGGCTGTCGGCGGAAGACGCACAACAGGCCAATCAGCGGGAATACAGTGAGCCAGTGCTGTGGTTCGGTGATGACATCACCAAAGAAAAATTCAGAGACGCCTTACTGGAAGAAGGCATCTGGATTGTGGAAGGCGGGCGTTTTCTTCACCTCAGCAACGGCTGTGACAAAGGCAAGGCGGTGGCGTGGCTGAAAGCCTTTTATCAGGCCAGAGATCCTGATATGCCCATTCACACCATTGCGCTGGGCGACAGCCACAACGATGTCTCCATGCTGGAGGCCTGCGACCAGCCGATTATCATCCGTTCACCCACCAAACATCCCCCGCAGTTAAGAACATCCCAGTCGATTATTCAAAGCCATCTTTCGGGGCCGGAAGGCTGGGCCGACACCATCAGTCGTTATTTGGGTTTTCGTATTGGTAATTAA
- a CDS encoding glycosyl transferase, translating into MADFYQNGIITTLHNLSERTHEDLESELVEFSKSRPMSLILPSLFSELEGEALPNIIQHLKDVPYLSEIVIGLDRADEAQYRHALKFFNELPQHHRVLWNDGPRLKALDAELNELGVAPRELGKGRNVWYCMGYTLASGRAESVALHDCDILTYDRELLARLIYPVANPRFNYEFCKGYYARVADGKINGRVSRLLVTPLLRSLKRVVGYRDYIEYMDSFRYPLAGEFSFRRDVLNDIRIPSDWGLEIGVLSEMYRNYAHNRLCQVDIAKTYDHKHQDLSFGNDEGGLSKMSIDITKALFRKLATQGETFTTETFRSLKATYYRIALDFVETYHNDAVMNGLKLDIHNEEKAVEMFAENIMKAGQHFLERPMERPFIPSWNRVVSAMPDVFERLKDAVEKDNEEFLG; encoded by the coding sequence ATGGCAGATTTTTATCAGAATGGAATCATCACTACGCTGCACAATTTATCGGAACGCACTCATGAGGATTTGGAATCAGAGTTGGTCGAGTTTTCCAAATCTCGCCCAATGTCGTTGATCCTGCCGTCGTTGTTTTCTGAGTTGGAAGGCGAAGCACTTCCCAACATCATTCAGCATTTAAAAGACGTACCTTACCTGTCGGAGATCGTCATTGGCCTCGATCGTGCCGATGAAGCGCAATATCGCCATGCACTGAAATTCTTTAATGAATTACCGCAGCATCACCGGGTGTTGTGGAATGATGGCCCGCGCTTGAAAGCTTTGGATGCGGAACTGAATGAACTGGGCGTCGCCCCCCGTGAGTTGGGCAAAGGCCGAAATGTGTGGTATTGCATGGGCTATACGTTGGCCTCTGGTCGTGCGGAATCGGTGGCGCTGCATGACTGTGACATCCTTACTTACGATCGCGAGTTATTGGCCCGTTTGATTTATCCGGTGGCGAACCCGCGTTTCAACTACGAATTCTGTAAGGGCTATTACGCCCGCGTGGCGGACGGCAAGATCAACGGTCGAGTCTCACGCCTGTTAGTCACGCCGTTATTAAGATCGCTTAAACGTGTGGTGGGTTATCGCGATTACATCGAATACATGGACAGCTTCCGTTACCCGCTAGCGGGTGAATTCTCCTTCCGTCGTGATGTGCTTAATGACATTCGTATTCCAAGCGATTGGGGCTTGGAGATCGGTGTTCTGTCTGAGATGTACCGTAACTATGCACACAACCGCTTGTGTCAGGTGGACATCGCCAAAACCTACGATCACAAGCATCAGGATTTGTCGTTCGGCAACGATGAAGGGGGCTTGTCGAAGATGTCCATCGACATCACCAAAGCGCTGTTCCGTAAGTTGGCAACGCAGGGTGAAACCTTTACCACCGAAACCTTCCGTTCGTTGAAAGCCACCTATTACCGAATTGCCCTGGATTTTGTCGAAACCTACCACAACGACGCGGTGATGAATGGCCTGAAGCTGGACATCCATAACGAAGAAAAAGCCGTTGAAATGTTTGCCGAAAACATCATGAAAGCCGGTCAGCATTTCCTGGAACGCCCGATGGAACGCCCATTCATTCCAAGCTGGAACCGCGTTGTCAGCGCCATGCCGGACGTGTTCGAACGTCTGAAAGACGCCGTCGAAAAAGACAACGAAGAGTTTCTTGGCTAA
- a CDS encoding sugar phosphorylase, producing MSDVLEQLRQRLETQLEFIYREIDGVSDYPGIAEALISAMGLNEKVEEMSDPVPYQNHWTQQDVVLITYGDSLEKRRSKKSQQACLSGEQEYGFSDMDGDVSLAEKPLKTLKRFLDERCKEVINSVHILPFYPYSSDDGFAVINYSAVNESLGGWPDVNAIAEDYRLMADLVINHCSSRSIWFDNFLKGEGPGYDFFFTADPNQDLSDVVRPRTSSLLKEVETAQGTQHVWCTFSHDQVDFDFTNPKVLIEFIWIIRLYLDNGVRLFRLDAVAFLWKKLGTNCLNLEETHEIVRLMRSLIEHAQPDAVIITETNIPNRENLAYFGNSNEAHCVYNFSLPPLLVNTLVTGSCHYLKQWMMSMPPAQHGTAYFNFIASHDGIGLRPAEGLLEDQELNTLISTMQSFGGRVSMRALDNGQNKPYEINISLFDALQGTTKGPDRWALDRFVCAHAIMFALEGIPGLYIHSLLGTRNDYEKLKHTNHNRSINRHRWDVEALLENLDDPLNDHHKVFHRIKDLLKIRTQQRAFHPNATQFTLHLGDQLFGFWRQSMDRRQSIFCIYNISDEPQTLALTEVNLIGLDRWYELISGEEITDLSQEMILAPYQALWITNVLESE from the coding sequence ATGTCGGATGTGTTGGAGCAACTTCGTCAGCGCTTGGAAACTCAACTCGAATTTATCTATCGAGAGATTGATGGGGTGTCGGATTACCCGGGGATTGCCGAAGCTCTGATTTCAGCGATGGGGCTGAATGAAAAGGTCGAAGAAATGTCTGATCCTGTGCCGTATCAAAACCACTGGACTCAACAGGATGTGGTGTTGATTACCTACGGCGACAGTCTTGAAAAACGCCGTTCCAAGAAGAGCCAGCAAGCCTGTTTGTCTGGCGAGCAGGAATACGGCTTTTCGGACATGGATGGCGACGTAAGTCTGGCGGAAAAACCGCTGAAAACTCTGAAACGCTTTTTGGACGAGCGTTGTAAAGAGGTGATCAACAGTGTGCATATTCTGCCGTTTTACCCGTACAGTTCCGACGACGGTTTTGCGGTCATTAACTATTCCGCCGTCAATGAATCCCTCGGTGGTTGGCCCGATGTTAACGCCATCGCCGAAGATTATCGGTTAATGGCAGACTTGGTGATCAACCATTGTTCCAGCCGCAGTATCTGGTTTGATAACTTTCTCAAGGGCGAAGGGCCGGGGTACGATTTCTTCTTTACCGCAGACCCTAATCAGGACTTGTCAGACGTAGTACGCCCAAGAACATCTTCCTTATTGAAAGAAGTGGAAACGGCGCAAGGCACACAACATGTGTGGTGTACCTTCAGTCATGATCAGGTGGATTTTGACTTTACCAACCCCAAGGTATTGATTGAATTTATCTGGATCATTCGTCTGTATCTCGACAATGGCGTGCGCCTGTTCCGCCTTGATGCGGTGGCCTTTCTGTGGAAGAAACTGGGCACCAACTGTTTGAATCTGGAAGAGACGCACGAGATCGTGCGACTGATGCGAAGCCTGATTGAACACGCACAACCGGACGCCGTGATCATCACCGAAACCAACATTCCGAACCGGGAAAACCTGGCGTACTTCGGGAACTCCAACGAAGCCCATTGTGTGTATAACTTCTCACTGCCGCCGTTATTGGTGAACACCTTGGTCACCGGCAGTTGTCATTATCTCAAGCAATGGATGATGAGTATGCCGCCGGCACAACACGGCACCGCCTATTTTAATTTCATCGCCTCACACGACGGCATTGGCTTACGACCGGCAGAAGGGCTGCTGGAAGATCAGGAACTCAACACGCTGATCAGCACCATGCAATCCTTTGGTGGACGCGTCTCCATGCGTGCGCTGGATAATGGTCAGAACAAACCGTACGAGATCAACATTTCCTTATTCGATGCCTTACAAGGCACCACCAAAGGGCCGGACCGCTGGGCGTTGGATCGCTTTGTGTGTGCTCATGCCATCATGTTTGCGTTGGAAGGTATTCCCGGTTTGTACATTCACAGTCTGTTGGGCACACGCAACGACTACGAAAAACTCAAGCACACAAACCACAACCGCTCGATTAACCGACATCGTTGGGATGTGGAAGCCTTGCTAGAAAATCTCGATGATCCGCTGAATGATCACCATAAAGTCTTTCATCGGATAAAAGACTTACTGAAGATTCGTACTCAACAGCGCGCATTCCACCCGAATGCCACTCAGTTTACTTTGCATCTGGGGGATCAATTGTTCGGCTTCTGGCGTCAGAGCATGGATCGCCGCCAGAGTATTTTCTGCATTTATAACATCTCCGATGAACCGCAAACGCTGGCTTTAACGGAAGTAAACCTGATCGGGTTGGATCGTTGGTATGAACTGATCTCGGGTGAGGAAATTACCGATTTATCACAAGAGATGATACTCGCGCCGTATCAGGCCCTGTGGATAACTAATGTGTTGGAGTCGGAATAA
- a CDS encoding NAD(P)/FAD-dependent oxidoreductase — protein sequence MKQQLVVIGNGMAGMKAVEELLSAAPDKFEITVFGAEPYGNYNRIMLSPVLCGEKSIDDIIINDRQWYEDNHITLHAGPDKAVVEIDRTSKRVIAKDGTECHYDKLLIATGSNPFILPIPGHDLDGVIAFRDIFDVNKMLSYSESKRHAVVLGGGLLGLEAANGLVQRGMDVTVIHSNEILLNRQLDDTAGHLLQLELEKRGVKFKMSAKTTALIDNGEGHVCAAQFADGVELPCDLFVMAIGVRPNYKLAEAAGIHCERGIVVSDTLQTFDPSIYAVGECIQHRGDTFGLVAPLFEQAKVCANHLSGHGMAEYKTLPSATKLKVTGINLFSIGDFIGDEDSEIIKFSDPSAQVYKKIVVKNNGIIGVVLYGDTKDGAWYQSLLEQRTNIETMREYLIFGQAYFQ from the coding sequence ATGAAACAGCAGTTAGTGGTCATTGGCAATGGTATGGCCGGGATGAAAGCCGTAGAAGAGTTGCTTTCTGCTGCCCCTGATAAGTTTGAAATTACGGTGTTCGGTGCCGAACCTTACGGCAACTACAACCGCATCATGCTTTCCCCTGTGTTATGTGGGGAGAAGTCCATTGACGACATCATCATTAATGATCGTCAGTGGTACGAAGACAATCACATTACGCTTCACGCCGGGCCAGACAAGGCTGTAGTGGAGATTGATCGCACCAGCAAGCGCGTGATAGCCAAAGATGGCACCGAATGCCATTACGATAAGCTCCTGATCGCCACCGGCTCCAACCCCTTTATTCTGCCGATTCCCGGTCATGATCTGGACGGCGTAATTGCCTTTCGTGACATTTTCGATGTCAACAAAATGCTCAGCTACAGCGAGAGCAAACGCCATGCGGTGGTGTTGGGTGGCGGTTTGCTTGGGCTGGAAGCAGCCAACGGTCTGGTGCAGCGCGGCATGGACGTGACCGTCATTCATAGCAACGAAATCCTACTGAATCGTCAGTTAGACGACACCGCCGGACACCTGCTGCAATTGGAGCTGGAAAAGCGCGGCGTGAAATTCAAAATGTCCGCTAAAACCACGGCCTTAATCGATAACGGTGAAGGCCATGTCTGTGCGGCTCAGTTTGCCGATGGGGTTGAGTTGCCTTGCGATTTGTTTGTGATGGCCATTGGCGTTCGACCGAATTACAAACTGGCCGAAGCGGCGGGCATTCATTGCGAACGTGGCATTGTGGTCAGCGACACCTTACAAACCTTTGACCCGTCGATTTATGCGGTGGGCGAATGCATTCAACACCGTGGCGATACCTTTGGGCTGGTGGCTCCGTTATTTGAACAAGCCAAAGTCTGCGCCAATCATTTAAGCGGTCACGGTATGGCCGAATACAAAACCTTACCGAGCGCGACTAAATTAAAAGTAACGGGTATTAACCTGTTTTCCATTGGTGATTTTATTGGTGATGAAGACTCTGAAATCATCAAGTTCTCTGATCCATCGGCACAGGTTTATAAGAAGATCGTGGTGAAAAATAACGGCATCATCGGCGTGGTGCTTTATGGCGATACCAAAGACGGTGCCTGGTATCAAAGCCTGCTGGAACAGCGAACCAACATTGAAACCATGCGCGAGTATTTAATTTTCGGTCAGGCGTATTTCCAATAG